The nucleotide sequence CGATATTCCAGGAAGCCAGCATGGAAATGCATATGGATGGCCAGCTCATCACCCCCCGCCACCTGGGGATCAAGATCGGTCTCATCCGGAAGCGGCGCGACGAGCGTCAGGTGGTCCACCTGACCGCCGCGCGCGGCCGGCGTTAAGGCGTGCGACAGAAAGATGGACCATTCCATGGATCAGCAAACGCTCATTGATCTCGGCCAGATGGATGATGTTGCCAATCTGTTGGAGGCGCAGTTCATTGGGCGCGGTGAAATGATCCGGCTTCTGGTCGTTTGTGCCGTTGCCCAGGAACATCTGCTCGCGGTCGGCCCGCCAGGGACGGGCAAGTCGCAGCTGGTGCGCCAGTTCGCGCTGCTGTGCGCCCCGGAAAACAGCGGGCAGCAGGCCCGAATCCCTTACTTCGAGTATGTGCTGACGCGCTTTACCGAACCGAACGAGATCTTCGGGCCTGTCGATATCCTTTCCCTGCAAAGCGGTGGCGTGTTCCGCCGTAACGTGGCGGGCATGCTTCCACAGGCGGAGATCGCCTTTTTCGATGAAGTGTTCAAGGCCAACAGCGCCATCCTGAACTCTCTGCTCGCAGCGCTCAACGAGCGTATGTTCCACAACGGTTCGGAGCGTATCGAGCTGCCGTTGCTCTTCGCTATCGGGGCGACCAACGTCATTCCGGACGATGAGGAGCTTGCCGCCCTGCGGGATCGCTTCCTGGTCTGGGCCGCCGTCGATAACGTCGAAGAATCCCAGCTTCCATCGCTGTTGCATAAGGGGTGGGAATTCGAGCTGACCCGCATCGCCGAAGGTGCAAAGGCGTTCCGTCAAGTCAACGTGACGACCACCGACGCGTTGCGCCGGTTGCACCGGACATTGCAGCACGTCAACTTGGATCCGGTCCTCGCGGTGTACCGTGATGTGATCCGGCGCATCCGCACCGCCGGTATTCCCATGAGCGACCGGCGGGTGGTGAAACTGTTGAAGCTGATCGCCGCCGCCGCCCTGCGGCGCAACAGCATGACGGCATCGCCGGCCGACCTTTGGGTGCTCCGTCACGTTTGGCAACGCCCCGACCATATGCCGCTGCTGCGCGGCATCGTGGATCCCTATGTCGCGGCCCACCAGGACGAGGACGGCACGGCCGGGCTCGGCGACCTCGGCCGGATTCAAGAAGAGTTGAGCGCGCTTGCTGCTCGCGCCTCCCGTCTGAAGACGGACGCCGACTTTGCCGATCACCTGCAACAGCTGGAAGGCTTGCGCCGCACCGTGCTGCGCTGGCGTGGCGGTGTGGGTGGCGGTGACACGGAGGCCGCCGATTCCGTGCAGCAGCGCATCGATGGCATGGTCGAGGAGCTGCTTACGGTCCTCGAAGGTTTGCCCTGATCCAACCCAAACGGCACCCGCCCGCTTTCGGAGACAAGGAATGTGCAATCCCCGCCGCGTTCTGGTCCAGGTCAACAGGGCCGTGGATGAAGCTTGGCAGCGCTTGGTGACGGAACAGGCGACGGCGAGCACGGAGATCCGCGACCATGGCCGTTTTACCGTCGATGTGGCTCTCGACACGATGATGGGAAACCGGGCGCTCACGGTGCTCGAACGCTGCTTGGCCGGCGAGTTTCCCGAAGTGCAGGGCTGGAGCCGCGGTGACGATGGGGTCTACCGGCAGCGTGTCGGCGCCGTGACGCTGTGCTACCGCGCCGGCGACAGCCGTATGACGGTCGAAGCCGGAATGACCGAACTGGTGTCGGTCGAGGCGCAGGCGGAGGTGGAGGCCAGTGGCATCGTCCTTGGCGAGGTGGCGGCGGAAGCGGTCTGCAGCTATTTCGACGACGGCTGGGGCGGCTATACGGAAGACCGTGCGCGTGAACAGGCCCGCGCCGACGCGGACCGCCGGTTGGCGTCTGCCCTGGATTCCCTGCGCCGTGAACAGCAGGGCCAGCACATCGAAGCGGCTGTGGCGCAGGCGCGGAGTGATGCCCAAGCACAGGCGGACGCACGCCTGCGCGAGCAGCATGACCACCTGCGCGCTGCTTTGCGGCGACGCTTGCAGGCGAGCCTGGCCGATGCGCAGGACGCCGTACGCCATGCGATCAATCGCCTTGTGGGCGAGGTGTACCGCCAGACGCTTATCGAAATCGCCCGTCAGGGCGGCGGGCGCGTCGTCTCCGATCAGCGTGACGGCGCGGTCATGGAGCTGGAAATCGAGCTGTGATCGGGATCATCCTGAAAGGAAGAAGACCATGAGCGATCAATCGAGCCGCCCCCCGGTGCGTGTGCGCCTGCGCTACAATCTGCTGACCGGCGCCGTTGAAGAATTCCTGGTCGATGATTTCGCCGCGGACCGGTCAGAGCAGTACCATGATCGCGTTGCACAGGTGGTTGCAAGCCAGTTGGTCCGCGATCCGCGTGTGGTGGACGCCGGCGCGCGGCTGTCGGCCTCGCCCGGCCATGCTGCTTCAGAGGACGAGAGTGCGGAGACGGACCGGCGGCGCGACCTGGAACGACGGTAAGCCGTACACTTGCCACTGTCTGGGTTCAGGGTCTGCTCCATGTCCGATACGCCGTACGCCGATGATGCCATCTGTTCCTTCTGCGCAAAGCACCGGCGCGATGTGGACCTGCTGGTCACCAGTGCGGAATGCCGCATCTGTGACGAGTGCATTGAGTTGTGCGCCGATATCATCGGACCGGAGCGGCAGGCGCCGGATCCACCCCATACCCACCCACCCGCACCCGATGGTGGCGGCGAGCGGTGTTCGTTCTGCGGCCGGCAGCATAACGAGGTGCACAACCTGATCGCCGGGCCTGGCTGCTTCATCTGTTCCTTTTGCGTTTGGAATGCCCACAGCATTCTGGCGCAGCGTAGGGAAGCATGGACAGCATTGCGGCCCGGCGCGTCGGCGAAGCGGTCGGCCTGCAGCTTCTGTGGCAAGGCCAGCACGGAGGTCTGGCGGTTGATGCAGAAATCGCAAGGCCATATTTGCGACGAGTGTGTGGCCGCATGCATTGACATGCTGGACCGGAACCTGGGCAAGAAGCCCGGGACCATCGAGGACTGACCCGTGACGACGGCAGGCGCGGACACCGGCAGCACCGAAACCTGCACCTTTTGCGGCAAGCACCGCAACGCCGTCCGCTTCTTGATCGTTGCGTCGCATGGCGTGGCAATCTGCGAGGCGTGCGTTGGGCTGTGCAGCGACATGCTGTTCGTCGAGGAACCCTTGAGCCCCGCGGCCGCCAAGCGCCGGCTGTTTGCCCCGGCGGGGCCGCCGCGGACCATCGCCGTGAATCCGGACGGCTCCGGTGACTACGCCACGATCCAGGAGGCGGTTGCGGCTGCCAACCCCGGCGATACCGTGGAACTGGCGGATGGCGTCTATTTCGGCGAAATCCTTATCGATCGCCCGCTGACCCTGCGGGGTGGCGGGTCTGACCGCTGCTGGCTGTCCGCCGAGGTCTCGGGCGGGCGCGTGATCGTCGTGACCGGCACCAGTGGCGTCCACATTGCCGGCCTGCGGATCACCGGGGTGCCGACGTCGGAACTGTCGGCGGTCTGTATCGATGTCTCGTCCGTGGACATCGCGGACTGTCGCATCGAGGACGGCGGCAAGTTCGGGATCGCGGTGACGGGCGGATCGCGGCTGACCGTCACAGGAGCGACGATCGGGACCAGCAGCGCGGCTGGTATCGCCGTGGGTGACGCCAGCGATGTCACCCTCCAGGCCTGTCTTGTGCTGGAGAATGCCGGCAGCGGCGTGTCCGCATCCGGGTCTCAGGTCGTGGTGCTGGACAGCGCCATGCGCAAGAATGGCCAGGCGGGGATCGCCCTTCTTGGGAAGAGTGCCGGACGGGTCCAGAATTGCGAGATCGCCGGCAATCGGCGCGGTGGTATCGTCGCCAACGGCGAGTCCACGATCCGGCTGATCTCCGGCACCGTATACGGGAACCTCCCGGTCGGGGTCTGGGTGCATGGGGGCAGTCATGCCCACGTCGAGAAGACGATCATCGCCGGGAACGGCTCTTGGGGAATCGACGCGACCGGCATTGGCGGCATGAACAACGCCACCTCGGCGGTGTCGCTCAACAACTGCTTCTGGGCGAATGGAAGGGATCTTACGGAAGGGGTCGGCAGCACCCTCGACCTGTTCGCCGACCCGTTGATCGT is from Azospirillum fermentarium and encodes:
- a CDS encoding AAA family ATPase, which gives rise to MDQQTLIDLGQMDDVANLLEAQFIGRGEMIRLLVVCAVAQEHLLAVGPPGTGKSQLVRQFALLCAPENSGQQARIPYFEYVLTRFTEPNEIFGPVDILSLQSGGVFRRNVAGMLPQAEIAFFDEVFKANSAILNSLLAALNERMFHNGSERIELPLLFAIGATNVIPDDEELAALRDRFLVWAAVDNVEESQLPSLLHKGWEFELTRIAEGAKAFRQVNVTTTDALRRLHRTLQHVNLDPVLAVYRDVIRRIRTAGIPMSDRRVVKLLKLIAAAALRRNSMTASPADLWVLRHVWQRPDHMPLLRGIVDPYVAAHQDEDGTAGLGDLGRIQEELSALAARASRLKTDADFADHLQQLEGLRRTVLRWRGGVGGGDTEAADSVQQRIDGMVEELLTVLEGLP
- a CDS encoding ClpX C4-type zinc finger protein, which encodes MSDTPYADDAICSFCAKHRRDVDLLVTSAECRICDECIELCADIIGPERQAPDPPHTHPPAPDGGGERCSFCGRQHNEVHNLIAGPGCFICSFCVWNAHSILAQRREAWTALRPGASAKRSACSFCGKASTEVWRLMQKSQGHICDECVAACIDMLDRNLGKKPGTIED
- a CDS encoding right-handed parallel beta-helix repeat-containing protein, coding for MTTAGADTGSTETCTFCGKHRNAVRFLIVASHGVAICEACVGLCSDMLFVEEPLSPAAAKRRLFAPAGPPRTIAVNPDGSGDYATIQEAVAAANPGDTVELADGVYFGEILIDRPLTLRGGGSDRCWLSAEVSGGRVIVVTGTSGVHIAGLRITGVPTSELSAVCIDVSSVDIADCRIEDGGKFGIAVTGGSRLTVTGATIGTSSAAGIAVGDASDVTLQACLVLENAGSGVSASGSQVVVLDSAMRKNGQAGIALLGKSAGRVQNCEIAGNRRGGIVANGESTIRLISGTVYGNLPVGVWVHGGSHAHVEKTIIAGNGSWGIDATGIGGMNNATSAVSLNNCFWANGRDLTEGVGSTLDLFADPLIVADDSGALSLQKGSPCIGDTRAGDGIGASMVSRTTAPALTPSPEHLMQLRSLCLSCVRGTTVPRRQAVGWMASAAAMGLPVPFGVAYDLGLLFRGRRGRLSIACPQHLPMDSAMQSYVALLLRVADHPVTQRMAAARASDRLIALVLTRLFREVPCPEAYRLPTGEAGERFLNRLRAALAGAEPERLWRDTPAAERPSPHAVFSEAVCAVIEANLAALDIDELSFLERLVSCDGDENRDASLVRLLTLTEAEPNVRLTLAGARRLLHDLASQPGSGADRHDMPLGGYCAVTRRPSGGDHAVVRAGLSAPVPAAPHRQPRSALL